A section of the Leptotrichia sp. HSP-342 genome encodes:
- a CDS encoding alpha-glucosidase C-terminal domain-containing protein codes for MLGRNLEEGKQLEKGYNGIRPDLASNYHPNTTIDWRNSPIKPKDILKLISIFQMTYIGAPMLFYGDEVGMWGATDPYCRKPMLWNEFLYDDEKNPSHINQNEVYQQKVDRDLFEWYKKLIKIRLENKTLVYGKFREVFADNERDIIAYERVIEDHSIIIVINNSFNSWENVEFETNYQDERFIDLVTEGRIFRTSPAGKIKLDLKAKEGMILRKVRIDADYE; via the coding sequence GTGCTTGGAAGAAATCTGGAGGAAGGAAAACAGCTGGAAAAAGGATATAACGGGATTCGTCCAGATTTAGCTTCAAATTATCATCCAAATACAACAATAGATTGGCGAAATAGTCCAATCAAACCAAAAGATATACTAAAATTAATTTCAATATTCCAAATGACTTATATTGGAGCACCAATGCTGTTTTATGGTGATGAAGTAGGAATGTGGGGAGCAACAGATCCATATTGTCGAAAGCCGATGTTATGGAATGAATTTTTATATGATGATGAAAAAAATCCGTCTCACATTAATCAAAATGAAGTTTATCAACAAAAAGTCGACCGTGATTTATTTGAATGGTATAAAAAGTTAATAAAAATTCGTCTTGAAAATAAAACACTTGTTTATGGTAAGTTTAGAGAAGTGTTTGCTGACAATGAAAGAGATATAATTGCATACGAAAGAGTAATTGAGGATCATTCAATTATTATTGTAATAAATAATTCATTTAACAGTTGGGAAAACGTGGAATTTGAGACAAATTATCAAGATGAAAGATTTATTGACTTGGTAACAGAAGGCAGAATATTCAGAACAAGTCCGGCTGGAAAAATTAAATTGGATTTAAAAGCTAAGGAAGGGATGATTTTGCGAAAAGTTAGGATAGATGCAGATTATGAGTAA